A genomic stretch from Bradyrhizobium quebecense includes:
- a CDS encoding IS91 family transposase — MTRSDIRSNRPAIEIADILCRHGDAYRRVHAGHLGRVERRVMSAIVACRTEALGGHMQACDDCGTTRVAYNSCRNRHCPKCQGRARAAWLAARQADLLPVPYFHVVFTLPAPIAAIAFQNKAVVYAILFKAAAEAMTTLAANPRRLGGAIGGVAVLHTWGQTLMHHPHVHCVVPGGGLSPDGARWTACRPNFFLAVKPLSRLFRTLFLKRLSAAFNSGALRFFGDLGALAEPAAFAAHLDAMRRINWVVYAKRPFGGPAQVLAYLGRYTHRVAIANSRLVALDDDHVAFSWKDYRQNSATKIMNLKPDEFIRRFLLHTLPDGFHRIRHFGFMANRHRAAKLALCRELLDHERTAPNDGQPSPVDSEAQTRAEVPACPDCGGVMRIIERFRHSFRRPSPRTSPFRCDTS, encoded by the coding sequence ATGACCCGCTCCGACATCCGCTCCAACAGGCCCGCCATCGAGATTGCCGATATTCTGTGCCGGCATGGCGACGCCTATCGCCGTGTACATGCCGGTCATCTGGGGCGGGTCGAGCGGCGCGTGATGAGCGCGATCGTTGCGTGCCGGACCGAGGCGCTCGGCGGCCACATGCAGGCTTGCGACGACTGCGGCACGACACGCGTTGCCTATAATTCCTGCCGCAATCGGCACTGTCCGAAGTGTCAGGGGAGAGCCCGAGCCGCGTGGCTCGCCGCGCGTCAAGCCGACCTGCTTCCGGTTCCCTATTTCCACGTCGTCTTTACACTTCCCGCACCGATCGCCGCGATCGCTTTCCAGAACAAGGCCGTCGTCTATGCCATCCTGTTCAAGGCTGCCGCCGAGGCGATGACGACGCTCGCCGCCAATCCACGCCGGCTCGGCGGTGCGATCGGCGGCGTCGCCGTCCTCCACACCTGGGGACAGACGCTGATGCATCATCCCCACGTCCATTGCGTCGTTCCGGGTGGCGGCCTCTCGCCCGATGGCGCGCGCTGGACCGCTTGCCGACCGAACTTCTTCCTGGCCGTCAAACCGTTGTCCAGACTATTTCGCACACTTTTTCTCAAACGTCTGTCGGCAGCCTTCAACTCCGGTGCCTTGCGTTTCTTCGGCGATCTCGGAGCTCTGGCCGAGCCGGCTGCCTTTGCGGCCCACCTCGACGCCATGCGACGCATCAACTGGGTTGTTTACGCCAAGCGGCCCTTCGGCGGACCCGCACAGGTCCTGGCCTATCTCGGCCGCTACACCCATCGCGTCGCGATCGCCAACAGCCGGCTCGTCGCACTCGACGACGATCATGTCGCCTTCTCATGGAAGGACTATCGCCAAAACAGCGCGACAAAGATCATGAATCTCAAGCCCGATGAGTTCATTCGCCGTTTCCTGCTTCATACGCTGCCTGACGGCTTCCACCGCATCCGCCACTTCGGCTTCATGGCCAACCGCCATCGCGCTGCCAAGCTCGCCCTTTGCCGCGAACTTCTCGATCATGAGCGAACAGCCCCAAACGATGGCCAGCCGTCGCCTGTGGATTCGGAGGCTCAAACCCGGGCCGAGGTTCCTGCCTGTCCCGATTGTGGTGGCGTCATGCGCATCATTGAGCGCTTTCGACATAGCTTCAGACGCCCCAGCCCTCGAACATCACCGTTCCGATGCGACACATCGTGA
- a CDS encoding tyrosine-type recombinase/integrase — translation MADLSPLRRRMIEDMTVRNLSPATQRSYISAVSKFSRYFGRSPDRLELEDVRAFQVHLVSTGISWPALNQIVCALRFFYGVTLGEALIPERIPYAREPRKLPVVLSADEVVQFLEAVSSLKSRAALTTAYAAGLRASEVAGLRIEDIDSARGVIQVRHGKGAKDRNVMLSPQLLGILRTYWRLARPRLYLFPGRDEDHPIDQTVLHAACRSAVKAAGLTKRVTLHTLRHSFATHLLENGTDIRIIQVLLGHNNLSSTARYTQVATDTIRATQSPLDRLSLEVTPPG, via the coding sequence ATGGCCGATTTGAGCCCTCTTCGCCGCCGCATGATCGAAGACATGACCGTCCGCAATCTGTCGCCGGCGACGCAAAGATCCTACATCAGCGCGGTTTCGAAGTTCAGCCGCTATTTTGGCCGATCGCCTGACCGGTTAGAGCTGGAAGACGTCCGCGCCTTCCAGGTGCATTTGGTCTCGACCGGCATCTCATGGCCGGCGCTGAACCAGATCGTCTGTGCGCTACGGTTTTTCTACGGCGTCACGCTCGGCGAGGCGCTCATCCCAGAGCGCATTCCCTATGCGCGAGAACCGCGCAAGCTGCCGGTCGTTCTCAGCGCCGACGAAGTGGTTCAGTTTCTTGAAGCGGTATCGAGCCTGAAGAGCCGCGCCGCGCTCACCACCGCCTATGCGGCCGGGCTCAGGGCCTCGGAGGTTGCGGGACTGCGGATCGAAGACATCGACAGCGCCCGCGGCGTCATCCAGGTGCGCCACGGCAAGGGCGCGAAGGATCGCAACGTGATGCTGTCGCCCCAGCTGCTGGGCATCCTGCGCACCTACTGGCGGCTCGCCCGGCCGCGGCTTTATCTGTTCCCTGGTCGTGACGAAGATCATCCGATCGATCAGACCGTGCTGCATGCCGCCTGCCGGTCGGCGGTGAAGGCTGCGGGCCTGACCAAGCGCGTCACGCTGCACACGCTGCGCCACAGCTTCGCGACACATCTTCTCGAGAACGGAACCGATATCCGGATCATCCAGGTCTTGCTCGGGCACAATAATTTGTCGTCGACAGCGCGCTACACGCAGGTCGCCACCGATACGATCCGAGCGACGCAGAGCCCGCTCGATCGCCTGTCGCTGGAGGTGACGCCACCTGGATGA
- a CDS encoding DHA2 family efflux MFS transporter permease subunit, whose amino-acid sequence MNKQRLIPLIVATALFMENMDSTVIATSLPAIAADIGTSPLTLKLAITSYLLSLAVFIPASGWTADRFGARIVFAGAVAVFMLGSIGCALSSSVTDFVFARILQGLGGAMMTPVGRLVLLRSVDKSALVNAMAWVTVPALIGPVIGPPLGGFITTYFSWHWIFLINIPIGLLGIFLALRYIDPIKSEDPERFDLVGLVLAGVGLAGIAFGLSVAGLNLLPWPIVAGLVGVGTVSMTLYIIHARRTGSPVLDFGLLRLPTMRASIVGGFMFRLGIGALPFLLPLLMQVGFGLSPFQSGLVTFASAVGAMGMKTLAARIIRAFGFRNMMTVNAVVSSAFLAACALFTISTPLMLIFTILVVGGFFRSLQFTAINTVAYAEVEAPQMSRATTLVSVNQQLAVSAGVAVGAFSVETTLALHHQTELSADVFGPAFIVVSLISAASAWFFWQMPVDAGNEIAGRKAIDISSRKGAEKRAAAEAVKVATEDTQNARDQRLG is encoded by the coding sequence ATGAACAAGCAACGCCTGATCCCGCTCATCGTCGCCACCGCGCTGTTCATGGAAAACATGGATTCCACGGTGATCGCGACTTCGCTGCCGGCGATCGCCGCCGATATCGGCACCAGCCCCCTGACGCTGAAGCTTGCGATCACGTCCTATCTGCTGTCGCTCGCGGTGTTCATCCCGGCCAGCGGCTGGACCGCGGACCGCTTCGGCGCCCGCATCGTGTTTGCCGGCGCCGTCGCCGTGTTCATGCTGGGCTCGATCGGCTGCGCGCTGTCCTCCTCGGTGACCGATTTCGTGTTCGCCCGCATCCTGCAGGGCCTCGGCGGAGCGATGATGACCCCGGTCGGGCGACTGGTGCTGCTGCGCTCGGTCGACAAGAGCGCGCTGGTCAACGCGATGGCCTGGGTGACGGTGCCGGCGCTGATCGGCCCGGTGATCGGGCCGCCGCTCGGCGGCTTCATCACCACCTATTTCTCCTGGCACTGGATCTTCCTGATCAATATCCCGATCGGGCTGCTCGGCATCTTCCTGGCGCTGAGATATATCGACCCGATCAAGAGCGAGGATCCCGAACGCTTCGATCTGGTGGGATTGGTGCTGGCCGGCGTCGGCCTCGCCGGCATCGCTTTCGGGCTGTCGGTCGCAGGCCTCAATCTGTTGCCGTGGCCGATCGTCGCCGGCCTCGTCGGGGTCGGCACGGTGTCGATGACGCTCTACATCATCCACGCGCGGCGCACCGGTTCGCCGGTGCTCGATTTCGGCTTGCTGCGGCTGCCGACCATGCGGGCGTCGATCGTCGGCGGCTTCATGTTCCGGCTCGGCATCGGCGCGCTGCCGTTCCTCCTGCCGCTGTTGATGCAGGTCGGTTTCGGCCTGTCGCCGTTCCAATCCGGTCTCGTCACCTTTGCCTCCGCGGTCGGCGCCATGGGCATGAAGACCCTGGCTGCGCGCATCATCCGCGCCTTCGGCTTCCGCAACATGATGACCGTCAACGCGGTGGTCAGTTCGGCCTTCCTCGCCGCCTGCGCCCTGTTCACGATCTCGACGCCGCTGATGCTGATCTTCACCATCCTGGTGGTCGGCGGTTTCTTCCGCTCGCTGCAATTCACCGCGATCAACACCGTGGCCTATGCCGAGGTCGAGGCGCCGCAGATGAGCCGTGCCACCACCCTCGTCAGCGTCAACCAGCAGCTCGCGGTGTCCGCCGGCGTCGCGGTCGGCGCGTTCTCCGTCGAAACCACGCTGGCGCTGCATCACCAGACCGAGCTGTCCGCCGACGTGTTTGGACCAGCGTTCATCGTGGTGTCGCTGATCTCGGCAGCGTCCGCCTGGTTCTTCTGGCAAATGCCGGTTGACGCCGGCAACGAGATCGCCGGCCGCAAGGCGATCGACATCTCGAGCCGCAAAGGCGCCGAAAAGCGCGCCGCGGCCGAAGCGGTCAAGGTCGCGACCGAGGACACCCAGAACGCGCGGGATCAGCGGCTCGGCTAG
- the guaB gene encoding IMP dehydrogenase — protein sequence MATGLQAIREAYTFDDVLLKPGLSDFLPSEVDIRSRVTRAIQLNIPIMASAMDTVTEARMAIAMAQAGGLGVIHRNFDPEGQAAQVRQVKKFESGMVVNPLTIGPEATLSDALTLMKDHGISGIPVVTGAGKNVPGKLVGILTNRDVRFATDPRQRVSELMTHENLVTVREGVSQDEAKRMLHQHRIEKLLVVDDQYRCVGLITVKDMEKAVAHPLACKDAQGRLRVAAATTVGETGYERTERLIDAGVDVVVVDTAHGHSRHVLNAVNRIKRLSNAVQVVAGNVATEGGAQALIDAGADCIKVGIGPGSICTTRIVAGVGVPQLTAIMDAVAAAKKADVPVIADGGIKYSGDLAKALAAGADIAMVGSLLAGTDETPGEVFLWQGRSYKAYRGMGSVGAMARGSADRYFQQDIKDTLKLVPEGIEGQVPYKGPVGNVMHQLAGGLRAAMGYVGAKDIKDFHDKAEFVRITGAGLRESHVHDVTITREAPNYPGGV from the coding sequence ATGGCCACGGGACTTCAGGCGATCCGCGAAGCCTACACGTTCGACGATGTGCTTCTGAAGCCCGGTCTGTCGGACTTTCTTCCCTCCGAAGTCGACATTCGCTCGCGGGTCACCCGCGCGATCCAGCTCAACATCCCGATCATGGCGTCCGCGATGGACACCGTCACCGAGGCGCGGATGGCGATCGCGATGGCGCAGGCCGGCGGCCTCGGCGTCATCCACCGCAATTTCGACCCCGAAGGCCAGGCTGCCCAGGTGCGGCAGGTCAAGAAGTTCGAATCCGGCATGGTAGTCAATCCGCTCACCATCGGTCCTGAAGCCACGCTGTCGGACGCGCTGACGCTAATGAAGGATCACGGCATCTCCGGCATCCCGGTCGTGACTGGTGCGGGCAAGAACGTGCCGGGCAAGCTGGTCGGCATTCTGACCAACCGCGACGTGCGCTTCGCAACCGATCCGCGGCAAAGGGTCTCGGAGCTGATGACGCACGAAAACCTCGTCACGGTGCGCGAGGGTGTCAGCCAGGACGAGGCGAAGCGGATGCTGCACCAGCACCGCATCGAAAAGCTGCTCGTCGTCGACGACCAATATCGCTGCGTCGGCCTGATCACCGTGAAGGACATGGAAAAGGCGGTCGCCCATCCGCTGGCCTGCAAGGACGCGCAGGGCCGGCTTCGTGTCGCCGCCGCCACCACGGTCGGCGAGACCGGCTATGAGCGCACCGAGCGGCTGATCGATGCCGGCGTCGACGTCGTCGTGGTCGACACCGCCCACGGTCATTCGCGGCATGTGCTCAACGCCGTCAACCGCATCAAACGACTCTCCAACGCCGTGCAGGTCGTGGCCGGTAACGTCGCGACCGAGGGCGGCGCGCAGGCGCTGATCGATGCCGGCGCCGACTGCATCAAGGTCGGCATCGGCCCGGGCTCGATCTGCACCACGCGTATCGTCGCCGGCGTCGGCGTGCCGCAGCTCACCGCGATCATGGATGCGGTGGCGGCGGCGAAGAAGGCCGACGTGCCCGTGATCGCCGACGGCGGCATCAAATATTCCGGCGACCTCGCCAAGGCGCTCGCCGCCGGCGCCGACATCGCGATGGTCGGCTCGCTGCTCGCCGGCACCGACGAGACGCCCGGCGAAGTGTTCCTGTGGCAGGGCCGCTCCTACAAGGCCTATCGCGGCATGGGCTCGGTCGGCGCGATGGCGCGCGGCTCGGCCGACCGCTACTTCCAGCAGGACATCAAGGACACGCTGAAGCTCGTGCCCGAGGGCATCGAGGGCCAGGTGCCGTACAAGGGCCCGGTCGGCAACGTGATGCACCAGCTCGCCGGCGGTCTGCGCGCGGCGATGGGTTATGTCGGTGCGAAGGACATCAAGGATTTCCACGACAAGGCCGAGTTCGTCCGCATCACCGGCGCCGGCCTGCGCGAGAGCCACGTCCACGACGTGACCATCACGCGCGAAGCCCCGAACTATCCGGGCGGGGTGTAG
- a CDS encoding NADP-dependent oxidoreductase codes for MSQGNAQGKRIVLASRPHGEPTSANFRLEDYTPPTPGAGEVLLRTIWLSLDPYMRGRMNDGPSYAAPVPVGGVMEAGTVSEVIASNNPNFAKGDIVLSRAGWQTHAISDGKGLSKVDPKLAPISTAVGVLGMPGMTAYTGLLEIGKPQPGETVVVAGASGAVGSAVGQIAKIKGARAVGIAGGKDKCDYVKNELGFDACLDHRDPDLAAKLKEACPKGIDVYFENVGGAVFEAVYPQLNAFARVPVCGLIAHYNDREARAPKWASSIMFAILTKRLTFRGFIVSDFAAMHGDFLRDMSQWVREGKVKYKEFVTEGLDSAPEAFMGLLKGANFGKQLVRIGPDKA; via the coding sequence ATGTCCCAAGGAAACGCCCAAGGAAAGCGCATCGTTCTGGCCTCGCGCCCGCATGGCGAGCCCACGTCGGCCAACTTCCGGCTCGAGGATTACACGCCGCCGACACCGGGCGCGGGCGAAGTGCTGCTCCGCACCATCTGGCTGTCGCTCGATCCTTATATGCGCGGACGCATGAACGACGGCCCGTCCTACGCCGCGCCGGTCCCCGTCGGCGGTGTAATGGAAGCCGGCACGGTGAGCGAGGTGATCGCGTCGAACAATCCGAACTTCGCCAAAGGCGATATCGTGCTGTCGCGCGCCGGCTGGCAGACGCACGCGATCTCGGATGGCAAGGGTCTTTCCAAGGTCGATCCGAAGTTGGCACCGATTTCGACCGCGGTCGGTGTACTCGGCATGCCCGGCATGACCGCCTATACCGGCCTGCTCGAGATCGGCAAGCCGCAGCCGGGCGAGACGGTGGTTGTTGCCGGTGCTTCCGGCGCCGTCGGATCGGCGGTTGGCCAGATCGCCAAGATCAAAGGCGCGCGTGCGGTCGGGATCGCCGGCGGCAAGGACAAATGCGACTATGTCAAGAACGAGCTCGGCTTCGATGCCTGTCTCGATCATCGCGATCCGGACTTGGCGGCCAAGCTGAAGGAGGCTTGCCCGAAGGGCATCGACGTTTACTTCGAGAATGTCGGTGGTGCGGTGTTCGAGGCGGTCTACCCGCAGCTCAACGCGTTCGCGCGCGTGCCGGTCTGCGGGCTGATCGCGCACTACAACGATCGCGAGGCGCGGGCGCCGAAATGGGCCTCATCGATCATGTTCGCGATCCTGACCAAGCGGCTGACCTTCCGCGGCTTTATCGTCAGCGACTTCGCTGCCATGCATGGCGACTTCCTGCGCGACATGTCGCAATGGGTGCGCGAGGGCAAGGTCAAGTACAAGGAGTTCGTGACCGAGGGCCTGGACAGCGCGCCGGAGGCCTTCATGGGCCTGCTCAAGGGCGCCAATTTCGGCAAGCAGCTGGTCCGGATCGGGCCGGACAAGGCCTGA